In Passer domesticus isolate bPasDom1 chromosome 7, bPasDom1.hap1, whole genome shotgun sequence, one genomic interval encodes:
- the PTGFR gene encoding prostaglandin F2-alpha receptor isoform X2 yields MNSSKSPGLAGFGVLKNTTCHTEKKISVFFSIIFMTVGILSNSLAIVILMKAYQRFRQKSKASFLLLASGLVVTDLFGHLINGAIAVFVYASDKDWIRFNQSNILCSVFGICMVFFGLCPLFLGSVMAVERCIGVTKPIFHSTKMTSRHVKMMLTMVTMARIGINEGRSKDTCETILFALRMATWNQILDPWVYILLRKAVLRNLYKITSGCCGVHVINLHMWELSSIKNSLKVAAISESPGSSKQINLQPLSAMGQ; encoded by the exons ATGAACAGTTCAAAAtcaccagggctggctggaTTTGGAGTCTTGAAAAACACAACGTGCCACACGGAGAAAAAGATTTCAGTTTTCTTCTCAATAATCTTCATGACGGTGGGAATTTTGTCCAACAGTCTGGCAATAGTAATTCTCATGAAGGCATACCAGAGATTCAGACAGAAATCAAAAGCCTCCTTTTTGCTTCTTGCCAGTGGTTTGGTTGTCACAGATCTCTTCGGTCACCTCATCAATGGAGCCATTGCAGTGTTTGTGTATGCATCAGATAAAGACTGGATTCGATTTAACCAGTCCAACATTCTGTGCAGTGTTTTTGGCATCTGCatggttttctttggtttgtgCCCACTCTTCCTGGGCAGTGTGATGGCTGTTGAGCGGTGCATTGGAGTCACTAAGCCAATATTTCACTCTACAAAAATGACTTCTAGACATGTGAAAATGATGTTGACTATG GTGACCATGGCCAGAATTGGGATTAATGAAGGCCGCTCAAAGGACACCTGTGAAACGATACTTTTCGCTCTCCGGATGGCCACGTGGAACCAGATCCTGGATCCCTGGGTGTACATTCTCCTCCGGAAGGCTGTTCTTAGGAACCTCTACAAGATCACAAGTGGATGTTGTGGCGTGCACGTCATAAACTTGCACATGTGGGAGCTCAGCTCCATCAAGAATTCTCTGAAGGTTGCAGCAATATCAGAGTCACCAGGAAGTTCCAAACAGATAAACCTCCAGCCTCTCAGCGCTATGGGACAATAA
- the PTGFR gene encoding prostaglandin F2-alpha receptor isoform X1: MNSSKSPGLAGFGVLKNTTCHTEKKISVFFSIIFMTVGILSNSLAIVILMKAYQRFRQKSKASFLLLASGLVVTDLFGHLINGAIAVFVYASDKDWIRFNQSNILCSVFGICMVFFGLCPLFLGSVMAVERCIGVTKPIFHSTKMTSRHVKMMLTMVCLFAVLIALLPILRFRAYQIQASRTWCFYKTEHVEDWEDRFYLLLFSCLGFLALAISFLCNAVTGITLLRVKFKSQQRQGRSHHFEMIIQLLAIMCVSCICWSPFLVTMARIGINEGRSKDTCETILFALRMATWNQILDPWVYILLRKAVLRNLYKITSGCCGVHVINLHMWELSSIKNSLKVAAISESPGSSKQINLQPLSAMGQ; this comes from the exons ATGAACAGTTCAAAAtcaccagggctggctggaTTTGGAGTCTTGAAAAACACAACGTGCCACACGGAGAAAAAGATTTCAGTTTTCTTCTCAATAATCTTCATGACGGTGGGAATTTTGTCCAACAGTCTGGCAATAGTAATTCTCATGAAGGCATACCAGAGATTCAGACAGAAATCAAAAGCCTCCTTTTTGCTTCTTGCCAGTGGTTTGGTTGTCACAGATCTCTTCGGTCACCTCATCAATGGAGCCATTGCAGTGTTTGTGTATGCATCAGATAAAGACTGGATTCGATTTAACCAGTCCAACATTCTGTGCAGTGTTTTTGGCATCTGCatggttttctttggtttgtgCCCACTCTTCCTGGGCAGTGTGATGGCTGTTGAGCGGTGCATTGGAGTCACTAAGCCAATATTTCACTCTACAAAAATGACTTCTAGACATGTGAAAATGATGTTGACTATGGTATGTCTGTTTGCTGTTCTTATAGCTTTGCTGCCTATTCTTAGGTTTAGAGCCTACCAAATTCAAGCATCGAGGACCTGGTGCTTCTATAAAACAGAACATGTTGAGGACTGGGAAGACAGATTTTATCTCTTACTTTTTTCTTGCCTTGGGTTCCTGGCCCTTGCTATTTCATTCCTGTGCAATGCTGTCACAGGAATTACCCTCTTAAGAGTCAAATTTAAAAGTCAACAAAGACAAGGCAGATCTCATCATTTTGAAATGATCATTCAGCTCTTGGCTATAATGTGTGTTTCTTGCATTTGCTGGAGCCCATTCCTG GTGACCATGGCCAGAATTGGGATTAATGAAGGCCGCTCAAAGGACACCTGTGAAACGATACTTTTCGCTCTCCGGATGGCCACGTGGAACCAGATCCTGGATCCCTGGGTGTACATTCTCCTCCGGAAGGCTGTTCTTAGGAACCTCTACAAGATCACAAGTGGATGTTGTGGCGTGCACGTCATAAACTTGCACATGTGGGAGCTCAGCTCCATCAAGAATTCTCTGAAGGTTGCAGCAATATCAGAGTCACCAGGAAGTTCCAAACAGATAAACCTCCAGCCTCTCAGCGCTATGGGACAATAA